One segment of Actinomyces sp. 432 DNA contains the following:
- the rpe gene encoding ribulose-phosphate 3-epimerase has protein sequence MTPAIHPSILNADQLRLAAELDRVRTADGLHVDIMDNHFVPNQFGGPSLVESVLAHTALPVDAHLMITDADRWAPAYAEAGCAIVTSHIEATSAPFRLARELRRLGAGVGLALRPATPLTAVEPLLGELDLLLLMTVEPGFGGQSLLEPMLDKIAAARRMVGRSGQQLRIQVDGGVTEQTIVRAAEAGADVFVAGSAVYRAEDAAGAVASLRARAAAHTHSDVG, from the coding sequence ATGACCCCGGCGATCCACCCCTCCATCCTCAACGCCGATCAGCTGCGTCTGGCCGCCGAGCTGGACCGGGTGCGTACCGCGGACGGCCTGCACGTGGACATCATGGACAACCACTTCGTGCCCAACCAGTTCGGGGGCCCCAGCCTGGTCGAGTCGGTGCTTGCTCACACGGCGCTCCCGGTTGACGCGCACCTGATGATCACCGACGCTGACCGCTGGGCGCCCGCTTACGCCGAGGCGGGATGCGCCATCGTCACCAGCCACATCGAGGCGACCAGCGCACCGTTCCGCCTGGCCCGGGAGCTGCGGCGGCTGGGGGCCGGCGTCGGCCTCGCCCTGCGCCCGGCGACCCCTTTGACGGCGGTGGAGCCGCTGCTGGGAGAGCTTGATCTGCTGCTGCTGATGACTGTTGAGCCCGGCTTCGGCGGGCAGTCGCTCCTGGAACCGATGCTGGACAAGATCGCCGCGGCCCGCCGCATGGTGGGCCGCAGTGGTCAGCAGCTGCGTATTCAGGTCGACGGCGGCGTGACCGAGCAGACCATCGTGCGCGCCGCGGAAGCAGGCGCGGATGTGTTCGTCGCCGGGTCCGCGGTCTACCGGGCCGAGGACGCGGCCGGCGCGGTGGCGTCGCTGCGGGCGCGTGCCGCCGCCCACACCCACTCGGACGTCGGCTGA
- a CDS encoding RsmB/NOP family class I SAM-dependent RNA methyltransferase, producing MTRPDRRSVSAADRPRTRRGTTPVPTGPAVDPVRLACLHALTKVREDDAYANLVLPEILDQARLEGRDAGFATALTYGTLRLQGRYDAIIGMCIDRPLGRVDAVVLDALRLGTHQLLGMRVPTHAAVSTTVDLAAYSAGPGAAGFVNAVMRRISEEDLDGWLARLRADAPDALTALSRTHSHPVWVVKAMRQALKVNGRPNQGDELEALLDADNTDPQVTLCARPGLIGVDELAAQVHAATGEEPRPGRLSPYALVLSGGDPGRIEAVRDSRAGVEDEASQLVALMLAEAPLEGSDARWLDLCAGPGGKAALLGALAAGRGARLVANEVAAHRARLVDAAVRALPEGVVEVRADDGRNIGRQEPGAYDRVLVDAPCSGLGSLRRRPEARWRRTPQDVAALAELQRELLASAAAAVRPGGVIAYVTCTPHVLETNLVVRDVTRQVARSGITLEPLHAGRLAAAVSPQAPAAADREALQTWPHLDGADAMFCALLRRTV from the coding sequence ATGACCCGCCCGGACCGCCGCTCCGTATCGGCAGCGGATCGGCCGCGCACTCGCCGAGGCACGACCCCCGTGCCGACCGGGCCCGCGGTAGATCCGGTTCGCCTGGCCTGCCTGCACGCGCTTACCAAGGTGCGCGAGGACGACGCCTACGCAAACCTGGTACTGCCCGAGATTCTCGACCAGGCTCGGCTCGAGGGACGCGACGCCGGCTTCGCCACAGCCCTGACCTACGGGACCCTGCGCCTCCAGGGCCGTTATGACGCGATTATCGGGATGTGCATAGACCGACCCCTGGGGCGGGTGGATGCGGTTGTGCTGGACGCGCTCCGACTAGGGACGCACCAGCTCCTGGGCATGCGCGTGCCCACTCATGCCGCCGTATCCACCACGGTCGACCTGGCCGCGTACAGTGCCGGCCCAGGCGCCGCGGGCTTCGTCAACGCCGTGATGCGCCGCATCAGCGAGGAAGACCTGGATGGGTGGCTGGCCCGCCTGCGCGCCGACGCCCCGGACGCCCTCACCGCCCTGTCCCGCACACATTCGCACCCCGTCTGGGTGGTTAAGGCCATGCGCCAGGCCCTGAAGGTGAACGGGCGCCCTAACCAGGGCGATGAGCTGGAGGCCCTGCTGGATGCAGACAACACCGACCCCCAGGTCACGCTGTGCGCCAGGCCGGGGCTGATCGGCGTGGATGAGCTCGCCGCGCAGGTGCACGCCGCCACCGGGGAGGAGCCGCGTCCCGGGCGCTTGAGCCCCTACGCGCTGGTCCTGTCCGGCGGCGATCCCGGACGCATAGAGGCGGTGCGGGACTCGCGCGCCGGCGTTGAGGACGAGGCCAGCCAGCTCGTGGCGCTGATGCTGGCCGAGGCGCCGCTGGAGGGCAGCGACGCGCGCTGGCTCGACCTGTGCGCCGGCCCCGGCGGCAAGGCCGCCCTGCTGGGGGCTCTGGCCGCCGGCCGCGGTGCCAGGCTCGTCGCCAACGAGGTTGCCGCCCACCGCGCCCGGCTGGTGGATGCGGCCGTGCGTGCCCTGCCCGAAGGCGTCGTGGAGGTGCGGGCCGACGACGGGCGGAACATCGGACGGCAGGAGCCCGGCGCCTACGACCGTGTCCTGGTGGACGCGCCCTGCTCCGGACTGGGCTCCCTCAGGCGCCGTCCCGAGGCGCGCTGGCGGCGCACGCCCCAGGATGTGGCCGCGCTGGCCGAGCTGCAGCGCGAGCTGCTCGCCAGCGCTGCGGCGGCCGTGCGTCCGGGCGGCGTAATCGCCTATGTCACCTGCACGCCCCACGTACTGGAGACGAACCTGGTGGTGCGTGACGTGACCAGGCAGGTGGCCCGCTCCGGTATCACCCTGGAGCCACTGCACGCCGGCCGCCTGGCCGCGGCCGTGTCCCCGCAGGCCCCAGCAGCAGCCGACCGGGAGGCACTGCAGACCTGGCCCCATCTGGACGGTGCCGACGCCATGTTCTGCGCCCTGCTGCGGCGTACCGTATGA
- the fmt gene encoding methionyl-tRNA formyltransferase, with protein MRVLFAGTPQTALPALRALTQAPEHEVVGVLTRADAPRGRGRTLHPSPVAAAAREAGLEVRTPATLRDQDTQAWVRGLRADVAVVVAYGRIVPAALLDVPVHGWINLHFSLLPAWRGAAPVQRALIAGDHITGASVFRLEEGLDTGPVYARITEAIRPDDTAGALLERLADAGAPLLREVLAGLEAGTVSPEPQDGDAATYAPVLTPADGRVDWNDSAAAIDRLIRGVTPAPGAHTSYRGARMRLGPVSPIPDAAGLAPGTLQVTKREVRVGTGAGQVRLGRVAPAGRNWMDADAWARGARPAPGTVLGELPQDADE; from the coding sequence ATGCGCGTTCTGTTCGCCGGAACCCCACAAACAGCCCTGCCCGCGCTGCGGGCACTGACCCAGGCACCCGAGCATGAGGTAGTCGGGGTGCTCACTCGCGCCGACGCCCCCCGGGGGCGTGGGCGCACCCTGCATCCCTCGCCAGTGGCCGCAGCCGCCCGGGAGGCAGGCCTGGAGGTGCGCACCCCCGCCACCTTGCGCGACCAGGACACGCAGGCATGGGTGCGCGGCCTGCGGGCGGACGTTGCCGTGGTGGTCGCCTACGGCCGGATCGTGCCCGCCGCGCTGCTGGATGTGCCCGTGCACGGATGGATCAACCTGCACTTCTCCCTGCTTCCGGCCTGGCGCGGTGCCGCCCCGGTGCAGCGCGCCCTGATCGCCGGGGACCACATCACGGGAGCCAGCGTGTTCCGCCTTGAGGAGGGTTTGGACACCGGCCCGGTGTACGCGCGCATAACCGAGGCGATCCGGCCCGATGACACCGCAGGCGCCCTGCTTGAACGCCTCGCCGACGCCGGGGCGCCGCTTTTGCGTGAGGTCCTGGCCGGCCTGGAGGCCGGCACCGTGAGCCCCGAGCCGCAGGACGGTGACGCCGCCACTTACGCCCCGGTGCTGACGCCGGCCGACGGGCGCGTCGACTGGAATGACAGTGCCGCCGCCATTGACCGCCTGATCCGGGGCGTAACCCCGGCGCCGGGCGCCCACACCAGCTACCGGGGCGCCCGCATGCGCCTGGGACCGGTGAGCCCCATCCCCGACGCCGCTGGGCTCGCCCCCGGAACGCTGCAAGTGACTAAGCGGGAAGTGCGCGTGGGCACCGGGGCCGGCCAGGTCAGGCTGGGCCGGGTCGCACCTGCCGGGAGGAACTGGATGGATGCCGACGCCTGGGCCCGCGGCGCCCGCCCCGCACCCGGTACCGTGCTCGGAGAACTACCACAGGACGCCGACGAATGA
- a CDS encoding HAD family hydrolase: protein MSVHTIPVGAPGSGIDVVVFDYGNVIYTWDAVGAVAGRVPLRDWREFVDTGEFARWNTLLDAGAPLEQVLDQLCATRPGRPEWPRMLRTYWDHFSDTKTGPVPGTAAVIEDLLRAEVPLYALTNFNDVLFDATRHLSPLLDRFHGVVVSGREHLVKPDPAIYHLLLDRYGLTAERTLLVDDSAANVQGARAVGMRAHRFTGAGTLRAVLIEQGLLPAPLD, encoded by the coding sequence ATGTCCGTCCACACGATCCCCGTCGGCGCCCCTGGCAGCGGCATAGACGTCGTCGTCTTCGACTACGGCAACGTCATCTACACCTGGGACGCCGTCGGAGCGGTAGCCGGGCGGGTGCCCCTGCGCGACTGGCGGGAGTTCGTGGACACGGGGGAGTTTGCGCGCTGGAACACCCTGCTGGACGCCGGCGCGCCCCTGGAGCAGGTCCTGGACCAGCTTTGCGCCACTCGCCCCGGTCGTCCCGAGTGGCCCCGGATGCTGCGCACCTACTGGGACCACTTCAGCGACACCAAGACCGGCCCGGTGCCCGGTACGGCCGCCGTCATCGAGGACCTGCTCAGGGCCGAGGTGCCCCTGTACGCACTGACCAACTTCAACGACGTGCTGTTCGATGCCACCCGGCACCTGTCACCCCTGCTGGACCGCTTCCACGGCGTCGTCGTGTCCGGGCGCGAGCACCTGGTCAAGCCCGATCCCGCCATCTACCACCTGCTGCTGGACCGCTATGGGCTGACCGCGGAACGTACCCTGTTGGTCGATGACTCCGCAGCCAACGTGCAGGGAGCACGGGCGGTGGGCATGCGCGCCCACCGCTTCACCGGAGCCGGCACGCTGCGCGCCGTCCTGATTGAGCAGGGCCTGCTGCCGGCGCCCCTAGACTGA
- the metK gene encoding methionine adenosyltransferase: MASNSLRMFTSESVTEGHPDKICDRVSDAILDAILAQDPAAHVAVETMATTGLVHVAGEVSTSAYVEIPDIVRSEIVSIGYTSSEVCFDGASCGVSISIGQQSPDIAAGVDKALQVRGDAADLDPLDFQGAGDQGLMFGYACTDTTELMPLPIHLAHRLAERLAYVRKRGIIDGLRPDGKTQVTIGYDGATPVSLGGVVVSTQHDPDRSRAWLTDAVTQEVIRPVLDAEEDKGLRLATADAEVLVNPSGQFVIGGPAGDAGLTGRKVIVDTYGGMARHGGGAFSGKDPSKVDRSGAYAMRWVAKNVVAAGLADRCEVQIAYAIGSARPVGLYVETFGTEQVPVERITTAIEEVFDLRPAAIVRDLDLLRPIYRSTSAYGHFGRAGFTWESTDRAAALRAAC, from the coding sequence ATGGCATCCAACTCCCTCCGCATGTTCACCTCCGAGTCCGTCACCGAGGGGCACCCGGACAAGATCTGCGACCGCGTCTCGGACGCGATCCTGGACGCGATCCTAGCCCAGGACCCGGCCGCGCATGTTGCTGTGGAGACCATGGCCACCACCGGGCTCGTGCACGTCGCCGGCGAGGTGAGCACGAGCGCCTATGTGGAGATCCCCGACATCGTCCGCAGCGAGATCGTCTCCATCGGCTACACCTCCTCCGAGGTTTGCTTCGACGGCGCCTCCTGCGGCGTGTCGATCTCAATCGGCCAGCAGTCACCCGACATCGCCGCAGGCGTGGACAAGGCCCTGCAGGTGCGCGGCGACGCCGCGGACCTGGACCCCCTGGACTTCCAGGGAGCCGGCGATCAGGGGCTGATGTTCGGCTACGCCTGCACGGACACCACCGAGCTCATGCCGCTGCCGATTCACTTGGCTCACCGGTTGGCGGAACGCCTGGCGTACGTGCGCAAGCGGGGCATCATTGACGGACTGCGGCCGGACGGTAAGACCCAGGTCACCATCGGCTACGACGGTGCCACCCCGGTTTCGCTGGGAGGAGTCGTGGTGTCCACCCAGCACGATCCGGACCGTAGCCGGGCCTGGCTGACAGACGCGGTTACCCAGGAGGTGATCCGCCCCGTGCTGGACGCCGAGGAGGACAAGGGCCTGAGGCTTGCCACCGCCGACGCCGAGGTCCTGGTCAATCCCTCCGGCCAGTTCGTGATCGGCGGACCCGCCGGTGACGCCGGCCTGACCGGTCGCAAGGTCATCGTGGACACCTACGGGGGCATGGCCCGTCACGGCGGGGGCGCCTTCTCCGGCAAGGATCCCTCCAAGGTGGACCGCTCCGGCGCCTACGCCATGCGGTGGGTCGCGAAGAACGTGGTCGCCGCGGGACTGGCAGACCGTTGCGAGGTACAGATTGCCTACGCGATCGGATCCGCGCGCCCCGTGGGACTGTACGTGGAGACCTTCGGCACCGAGCAGGTGCCCGTGGAGCGGATCACCACCGCCATCGAGGAGGTATTCGACCTACGGCCGGCCGCGATCGTGCGCGATCTGGACCTGCTGCGGCCGATCTACCGGAGCACCAGCGCATACGGTCACTTCGGCCGTGCGGGGTTCACCTGGGAGAGCACCGACCGGGCCGCGGCTCTACGCGCCGCCTGCTGA
- the coaBC gene encoding bifunctional phosphopantothenoylcysteine decarboxylase/phosphopantothenate--cysteine ligase CoaBC, translating to MNAELPSARGARAPRALRVVVGISGSISAYKAPSVIRLLRAAGHEVRTVPTAAALRFIGAPALSAVTGSPVQAGVFEDPAAVAHVETGEWAELVVVAPASADLLARAAAGRADDLLTATLLTTTAPVVMAPAMHTQMWNHPATRENVATLRRRGVTVIDPDSGPLTGSGYGAGRLPAPEVIVSRALAVLDTAHTRAQPDLVGRHVVVSAGGTREPLDPVRYLGNRSSGRQGAAVACAAAARGARVTLVSAHVDSQVLAALPAQVEVVPVTTALELRDAVRAAAADADAVVMAAAVADFRPAAVAGAKLKKHPLAVSAAPEQEAAPSVPTIALVENPDVLAELVTDPPRRDGAPTVVVGFAAETGDAEGDVLDHGAAKARRKGADLLAVNAVGTHTGFGDVPNTVVVLDAAGREVGRASGSKQEVATVLMEMIAVRLGR from the coding sequence ATGAACGCAGAACTCCCCAGTGCCCGAGGCGCCCGCGCGCCTCGGGCACTGCGCGTCGTCGTGGGGATATCCGGATCCATCTCCGCATACAAGGCGCCCTCGGTGATTCGGCTGCTGCGCGCTGCCGGGCACGAGGTGCGCACCGTGCCCACGGCGGCAGCGCTGCGCTTCATTGGCGCGCCGGCACTGTCCGCCGTGACCGGATCCCCGGTGCAGGCCGGTGTCTTTGAGGACCCGGCCGCAGTGGCGCACGTGGAGACGGGGGAGTGGGCTGAACTGGTTGTGGTGGCGCCGGCCTCGGCCGACCTTCTCGCCCGGGCGGCCGCGGGCCGCGCGGACGACCTGCTCACCGCTACCCTGCTGACCACCACCGCGCCGGTGGTGATGGCCCCGGCGATGCACACGCAGATGTGGAACCACCCGGCCACCCGCGAGAATGTGGCGACGCTGCGCCGCCGCGGCGTAACCGTGATAGACCCTGACAGTGGGCCGCTGACCGGCTCCGGTTACGGGGCGGGGCGCCTGCCCGCGCCGGAGGTCATCGTGTCCCGCGCCCTGGCCGTGCTGGACACCGCGCACACCCGTGCACAACCCGACCTGGTCGGCCGGCACGTGGTCGTCTCCGCAGGCGGAACCCGTGAGCCTCTGGATCCTGTGCGCTACCTGGGCAATCGCTCTTCGGGGCGCCAGGGAGCCGCCGTCGCGTGCGCCGCTGCGGCCCGCGGTGCACGCGTGACCCTGGTGTCCGCACACGTTGACTCGCAGGTACTGGCGGCGCTGCCGGCACAGGTAGAGGTAGTCCCCGTAACTACCGCCCTGGAACTGCGTGATGCGGTGCGCGCCGCCGCAGCGGATGCCGACGCGGTGGTGATGGCCGCCGCGGTGGCCGACTTCCGCCCCGCAGCCGTGGCCGGAGCCAAGCTCAAGAAGCACCCGCTCGCGGTGTCGGCCGCGCCGGAGCAGGAGGCCGCGCCCAGCGTCCCGACAATCGCGCTGGTGGAGAATCCCGACGTGCTGGCCGAGCTGGTAACGGATCCACCGCGCCGTGACGGCGCACCCACCGTCGTGGTCGGGTTTGCCGCGGAGACCGGTGACGCCGAGGGCGACGTGCTGGACCACGGCGCCGCCAAGGCGCGCCGCAAGGGCGCCGACCTGCTGGCCGTCAACGCCGTCGGCACGCACACGGGTTTTGGTGACGTCCCCAACACCGTTGTGGTCCTCGATGCCGCCGGCCGGGAAGTCGGCCGTGCCAGCGGCTCGAAGCAGGAGGTTGCCACGGTGCTAATGGAGATGATCGCGGTGCGCCTGGGGCGCTGA
- the rpoZ gene encoding DNA-directed RNA polymerase subunit omega — translation MLGTSADPEGITNPPIDDLLEKVDSKYGLVVEAAKRARQINSYTQQLEDNQFEYFGPLVEAETEEKALSVALREVAAGKLQVIPGDEARARRAEAEEARRAAEADMFSDISLDTPLDLGGQEETGSATGLDDIQF, via the coding sequence ATGCTCGGAACCTCCGCTGACCCCGAGGGTATCACCAACCCTCCCATTGACGACCTGCTGGAGAAGGTCGACTCCAAGTACGGGCTGGTGGTGGAGGCCGCCAAGCGTGCCCGGCAGATCAATAGCTACACCCAGCAGCTGGAGGACAACCAGTTCGAGTACTTCGGGCCGTTGGTAGAGGCGGAGACCGAGGAGAAGGCCCTGAGCGTCGCACTGCGCGAGGTCGCCGCGGGCAAGCTCCAGGTCATTCCCGGGGACGAGGCCCGCGCCCGCCGTGCCGAGGCAGAGGAGGCCCGCCGCGCCGCCGAGGCCGATATGTTCTCCGACATCTCCCTGGACACCCCGCTGGATCTCGGCGGCCAGGAGGAGACCGGCTCCGCCACCGGCCTGGATGACATCCAGTTCTGA
- the gmk gene encoding guanylate kinase, whose product MTAAQVPPARLTVIAGPTAVGKGTLVAELRRRHPDLFVSVSATTRAPRPGERDGIHYHFVSDAEFDRLIERGDMLEWAQVHGTHRYGTPRGPVQEQLDAGRPALLEIDLAGARQVRAAMPEAQLVFIAPPSWEELVSRLLGRGTESEQEQDRRLATARVELQAAGEFDRTIINDSVARATDELEDALGLSG is encoded by the coding sequence ATGACCGCAGCCCAGGTGCCTCCCGCCCGACTCACCGTGATAGCCGGGCCGACCGCCGTGGGGAAGGGCACGCTCGTCGCCGAGCTACGCCGCCGCCACCCCGACCTGTTCGTGTCCGTCTCAGCGACGACGCGCGCGCCCAGGCCCGGCGAGCGCGACGGCATTCACTATCACTTCGTATCGGACGCGGAGTTCGACCGCCTGATCGAGCGCGGGGACATGCTGGAATGGGCGCAGGTGCACGGTACTCACCGCTACGGCACCCCCCGGGGTCCGGTGCAGGAGCAGCTGGATGCAGGCCGCCCGGCGCTGCTTGAGATCGACCTGGCCGGTGCACGCCAGGTGCGCGCCGCCATGCCCGAGGCCCAGCTGGTGTTCATCGCGCCGCCGAGCTGGGAGGAGCTCGTGTCCCGCCTGCTCGGGCGTGGCACTGAGTCGGAGCAGGAGCAGGATCGCCGCCTGGCCACTGCACGGGTCGAGCTACAGGCAGCGGGCGAGTTCGACCGCACCATCATCAACGACTCCGTGGCACGTGCCACGGACGAGCTAGAAGACGCGCTCGGGTTGAGCGGCTAA
- the mihF gene encoding integration host factor, actinobacterial type, producing MAEVPTADGGNMVIPELTPGQRAAALYKAAAARDRRARAKAELKRGTLTVSALFEAAQNDEALAKMRALDLLRSLPRVGTVGAQALLQELGIAASRRVRGLGSRQRAELVRRFG from the coding sequence GTGGCAGAAGTCCCGACTGCCGATGGAGGAAACATGGTGATCCCCGAACTGACTCCCGGGCAGCGTGCGGCTGCGCTTTACAAGGCGGCCGCGGCCCGAGACCGCCGCGCCCGGGCGAAGGCCGAGCTCAAACGCGGCACCCTGACTGTTTCCGCCCTGTTCGAGGCGGCGCAGAATGATGAGGCCCTGGCCAAGATGCGGGCGCTGGACCTACTGCGCTCGCTGCCGCGCGTGGGCACCGTGGGAGCACAGGCACTGCTGCAGGAGCTCGGTATTGCCGCGAGCCGGCGGGTGCGGGGCCTGGGTAGCCGCCAGCGTGCCGAGCTTGTGCGCCGTTTCGGCTGA